GCGGGAGCCTGACCGCGCTATCCCCGACGCCGCTCAGTCGATCACCGCGACGGCTTCGATTTCCACGAGATATTCCGGCGCGGCCAGGCTTTCCACGATGATCAGCGTATTCGCCGGGGGCGGGTCCTGGAAGAACTCGGCCCGCACCTTGCGGTAGGCGTCGCGATAGCTCGGATGGGTCAGCAGCGTGGTGAGCTTGGCCACATTGCCCATGCCGCCGCCGCATTCCTGCAGGATGTTGCGCATATTGGTGAGCACCTGGCGCACCTGCGCCTCGATATCGCCGCGCCCGGCCAGGTTACCCCGGATGTCCCTGGACACCTGGCCGGAGAGGTAATAGGTGTTCCCGACCTTCGCGACATGCGAATAGCCGTCCGTCGGATGGACGCTGGTCAGTTTCAAAATTTCATGCGGCATGACAGTCTCCTCCGTTTGCGGGCCCGCCGGTCATCACGGAAAGAACCGGTTTTCCGGTCTTGGCAGGCCAAGATTCTCCCGTAGCGTAGCGCCCTCATACGCGGTGCGGAAGATGCCCCGGCGCTGCAGTTCCGGCACCACCCTGTCGACGAAATCGTCCAGCCCGGCGGGCAGGTAGGGGAACATGACGTTGAACCCGTCCGAGCCCTTCTCCATCAGCCAGACCTCCATTTCGTCGGCGATGGCGGCGGGCGTGCCGACCAGCGCGTGCCCCGCATAGCCGCCCATGCGCCCGGCGAGCTGGCGGACGTTCAGCCCTTCCTCCTTCGCCATGCGCAGCACGCGCGCGCGGCCGCTCTTGCTGGCGTTGGTTTCCGGGATCGGCGGCAACGGCGCGTCCGGGTCGAACGGCCGCGCATCCACGCCCAGCGCGATGGACAGCGCGGCGATGCCGCTGTCGTAATGCACCAGGCTGTCCAGCAGCGCGCGTTTCTCCCGCGCCTCCGCCTCGCTGTCGCCGACCACGACCAGCGCGCCCGGCAGGATCTTCATATGGTCCGGATTGCGCCCGGCGGTGGCCATTCTGCCTTTCACATCGGCGTAGAATTCCTGCCCTTCCTTCAGCGTGCGCTGCGAGGTGAACACCATCTCCGCCGTTTCCGCCGCCAGCTGTTTGCCGTCTTCCGACGCGCCGGCCTGCACGATCAGCGGCCAGCCCTGCACCGGGCGGCCGATATTCAGCGGCCCGCGCACCGACAGGAACTCGCCTTCATGGTTCAGGGTGTGCAGCCGTTCCGGATCGAAATAGACGCCGCTGTCCACGTCGCGGATGAAGGCGTCATCGGCCCAGCTGTCCCACAGCCCGGTGACCACGTCGTAATATTCGCGCGCCCGGCGATAGCGCGCGGCGTGTTCCATCTGTTCCTTCTGGCCGAAATTCAGCGCGGCGTCCGGGTTGGACGTCGTGACGATGTTCCAGCCCGCGCGCCCGTTGCTGATATGGTCCAGCGAGGCGAAGCGCCGCGCCACCATGTAGGGCGGCTCGAAAGTGGTGGAGGCGGTGGCGATCAGCCCCAGATGCGTCGTCACCATCGCCAGCGCCGGCAGCAGGGTGAGGGGATCGAAGGATGTGACCGTCGCGCTGCGCTTCAGCGCCGCCATCGGCATGTTCAGCACCGCCAGGTGGTCGGCCATGAAGAAGGCGTCGAAACAGCCGCGC
This genomic interval from Alphaproteobacteria bacterium contains the following:
- a CDS encoding RidA family protein gives rise to the protein MPHEILKLTSVHPTDGYSHVAKVGNTYYLSGQVSRDIRGNLAGRGDIEAQVRQVLTNMRNILQECGGGMGNVAKLTTLLTHPSYRDAYRKVRAEFFQDPPPANTLIIVESLAAPEYLVEIEAVAVID
- a CDS encoding LLM class flavin-dependent oxidoreductase, yielding MPAEKPKLRLGAFMRPVSIHTAAWRYPGGTPDANFSLQALVRYAQTLERGCFDAFFMADHLAVLNMPMAALKRSATVTSFDPLTLLPALAMVTTHLGLIATASTTFEPPYMVARRFASLDHISNGRAGWNIVTTSNPDAALNFGQKEQMEHAARYRRAREYYDVVTGLWDSWADDAFIRDVDSGVYFDPERLHTLNHEGEFLSVRGPLNIGRPVQGWPLIVQAGASEDGKQLAAETAEMVFTSQRTLKEGQEFYADVKGRMATAGRNPDHMKILPGALVVVGDSEAEAREKRALLDSLVHYDSGIAALSIALGVDARPFDPDAPLPPIPETNASKSGRARVLRMAKEEGLNVRQLAGRMGGYAGHALVGTPAAIADEMEVWLMEKGSDGFNVMFPYLPAGLDDFVDRVVPELQRRGIFRTAYEGATLRENLGLPRPENRFFP